The DNA sequence TTCTACCTGAAAACCCCGGTTGCTGTCTTCTTCTCCCACTTTCCAATAGAGCCTACTGGTTTTGTCGGTAGCTAAAGCGCTAAAGTTGAGCCAGGTAACGGGTAAGGGCGATAGGCTACTAAAGGTCGTGGAACCCGCACAAGCTGATCCTGCCGCAGTATTGTTTACCGTAATGGTATGCCCAAGTTGATTAAAACCAGTGCTGCTTTCCCACACATCGTCGGAGTTTGGGAGGATATTCGCAAGACGGATAGAATAGTCTGGGTTTCCGTAAAGGGTGGGTTCGGGATCAGGTAAATGGAGCAAGAGTTCATATTGTCCCAATGGCATATCGGCTGGTAAGCAAAAAGTCTGATCCAGATTGGTGGTCGTTCCGGGCTGCCATTGCTGGGGATTACTACTGGGAGCTGCATAATACCGATCGCTAGTAGCCGTATTAAGCAAAATGTACTCCACCCCGCGAGGATTGTAGGGAGCGGCATAACCTTCATTCGTGACACTCAGGTTGAGTGTTATCTGCTGACCAGGTTGTGCTTCTGCCGGGAAATTGCCTGATTGCAGCACAAAACGATAGCCCAATTTTCGTTTGATTTCGTCCAGGCAAACGCCTGTCCATTGGTTGTTGACGGCGGCGTTGTTGTAATCAGAATTGAGGAAAGAATAATGGAAAAGCGCCAGATCGGTATCTGCGCGGCCGCCATCGGCACTGCATTGCTCATCGCCAGCGATATCTACATTGGCCGCACAGGTTTCTCCCCCCACTACGACCGCCTGTGAATCCTGAGCTTTATACGTCCTCAAGTCCGTCACCATGGTGGCGTGGGCCGCTGACCATTGATCGTAATTGGTAAAAGTGCCAAAATCTGTATTACTGGCTAAAAAACAGTCATTATGAAACCCGATCCTGCCCCCGCTTGGGGCACTGTTGGTGGGAGCGGTATTACCGTAGACAAACTTTTGTTTTTGTTGTGGATAGCGCACCTGAATCATCCTGTTTTGAGGAAGAGCAGCCAGCAGGGCGGTGATGATCTCCGCACGATCATCCCAATTTTGAGCATCCAGATAGCCTGCTCCTGCTCCGGAAGCATCACCAAAGTAATCGGTGTAGTAACCCTCGCCGTAAATGCCAATAAAACCCAATTGAACAGTCGCGATAATATCTGTATTGCTGGAAAGCAAGGGTGCCAACTGGGCAATATGACCAAGTATCCTGGTTTTGCTGGCATCACCATAAGAGGGCATTTCAGTATAATCATTGGTGTAGGAAAAGCGCACAATCAGTTTTGCGCCAGCATTACGAACGGTATTGAAGTCCGTCTGCATATCGTCCAGAAAGGTTGCGGAGATAGGCGCATCCACAAAGTCCGTGAGCATAAAATACCGATAGACCAAAGTGCTATGCACCTGGTAATTGCCATTCCAGGGGGTAAACTCGTTTCGCAAACCGGCAATACCACCTTCATCGAGGAGCCCATCGTCGGAATTGGTCGGATAATAGAAACCCCGCTCCGGATTGGGAAAGTCAAGGGACGAGCTGGTGTAAGTGACAGTGGTTTGCGCTGCGAGGGAAAAGGCGAAAAAAAGGCAGCTCAAAAAAAAGGTCGATTTTTTATAGTGTATTGAGGCCATTTTGGAAGAGGTTCAGGTATAATCAATATTGTGATGGGAGCCCATCTTACAAAAAAAACAGGTAAAGATGCCATTTATTGCTTCTCTACCTGTTTCATGGATTTGGAATCGCGACGCGTCGTGTCTCCACACATCTTATTTCCGCGCAAGTGCACGCTTGGCCGCCTTCACCACATCGGCTACACTGAGACCATATTTGTCTAGCAATTCGGCTGGCGTACCGCTTTCGCCGAAGGAATCATTGACGGCCACGAATTCCTGCGGAACAGGGTGCTTGCTCGTCAGTACCTGAGCAATAGCGTCACCGAGGCCACCCATGCGGTTGTGTTCTTCACAACTGACGGCACAGCCTGTTTTTTTGACTGATGCTAAGATGGCTTCTTCATCCAGTGGTTTGATGGTATGGATGTTGATTAAGTCAACGCTGATACCTTCTTTGGCCAGTTCCTTAGCCGCTTCAACGGCCTGCCAAACCATGTGCCCTGTAGCGAAGATGGAGATGTCCGAACCTTCGGCCATGTGCAAGGCTTTGCCAATTTCAAAAGGCATATTTTCGGTAAACATCGGCCAACTAGGGCGACCAAAACGCAGGTACACGGGGCCGTGATGATCCGCAATAGCCATCGTTGCTGCTTTGGTCTGGTGGTAGTCACAAGGATTGATCACCGTCATTCCGGGCAGCATACGCATCATCCCAATGTCTTCCAGTATCTGATGGGTAGCACCATCTTCCCCCAAAGTAAGACCCGCATGGCTAGCACAAATCTTGACATTCTTGTGGCTGTAAGCTATCGACTGACGAATCTGATCGTAAACCCGACCCGTTGAGAAGTTGGCAAAAGTGGTGGTGTAAGGAATCTTACCACCGTTGGCCAAACCAGCGGCAATACACATCATATTAGCCTCTGCAATACCTACCTGGAAATACCGCTCGGGGTGATCAGCGATGAAGTTTTCAATTTTTAAAGATCCCGCCAAGTCCGCAGTCAGGACGACGAGTTGTTCGTTGTCGCCAGAAATGGCATCAATACCGGCACCAAACCCATCTCGGGTTGCTTTTTTACCGGTGCTTACTATATTATCGAGCATGATTGTTTGATATTAGGTTTAACGCGCCTGGGCACGTAGTAACTTGAGCATGAATTAATAGTCCCCTAAGGTTTCTTCCAACTGGGCCATGGCTTTGGCGGTCAGTTCGGCATCCGGTGCTTTTCCGTGCCACTTGTGGGTACCTTCCATATAATCAACGCCCTTACCCATTTCGGTTTTCATGTCGATAAAGATAGGTTTGCCTTTACCGGCAAGTGCTTTGGCTTTGTTAAGGGTGGCTACTACCTCTTCCATGTTGTTGCCGTCCATGCGGAGTACTTCCCAGCCGAAGGCAGCGTATTTTTCTCCCAGATCCCCCATGTCAAGTACCTCGTCGAGGCTACCGTCGATTTGCTGGTTGTTGCGGTCCACAATGGCAATGAGGTTGTCTACTTTATTGTGTGGTGCAAACATTACTGCTTCCCAAACCTGCCCTTCCTCCTGCTCACCGTCGCCCATCAGGCAGAAAACAAGCTGAGGGTCCTTGTTGAGTTTTTTAGCAAGTGCGGCCCCGATGGCTACACTGAGGCCTTGTCCTAACGAACCTGAAGCCGTACGTACACCTGGCAAGCCCTCGTGTGTAGTAGGGTGCCCCTGGAGGCGCGTATTCAGTTTACGAAAAGTAGCCAGTTCTTTTACGGGGAAGTAGCCACTGCGGGCCAGTACGCTGTACCAAACCGGAGAGATGTGGCCATTAGAAAGATAGAACATATCTTCTTGGTCGCCACTCATGTTGAAGTTGTTGTTGTGTTTCATTACTTCAAAATAGAGGGCCACAAGGAGGTCGGCACAGCCAAGGGATCCTCCTGGATGCCCGGATTGGGCATCAGCTACCTGCCGGACAATGTCGCGTCGCACTTGTGATGCAATCGACTTTAATTCTGCAATGTTTGCCATGATAGGAAATTATTTTAGCGGATAAACCACCGTTTTGCGCAATACTCAGCTACGGCGGATCAGATGGAACGAAGTTACTGCAAAGATTTGGCTGAGAAAAATAAAGTTAGTTTAGGAACTAAAATAAGTATGTGTTTTTCCGAA is a window from the Lewinella sp. LCG006 genome containing:
- a CDS encoding DUF4832 domain-containing protein, which translates into the protein MSCLFFAFSLAAQTTVTYTSSSLDFPNPERGFYYPTNSDDGLLDEGGIAGLRNEFTPWNGNYQVHSTLVYRYFMLTDFVDAPISATFLDDMQTDFNTVRNAGAKLIVRFSYTNDYTEMPSYGDASKTRILGHIAQLAPLLSSNTDIIATVQLGFIGIYGEGYYTDYFGDASGAGAGYLDAQNWDDRAEIITALLAALPQNRMIQVRYPQQKQKFVYGNTAPTNSAPSGGRIGFHNDCFLASNTDFGTFTNYDQWSAAHATMVTDLRTYKAQDSQAVVVGGETCAANVDIAGDEQCSADGGRADTDLALFHYSFLNSDYNNAAVNNQWTGVCLDEIKRKLGYRFVLQSGNFPAEAQPGQQITLNLSVTNEGYAAPYNPRGVEYILLNTATSDRYYAAPSSNPQQWQPGTTTNLDQTFCLPADMPLGQYELLLHLPDPEPTLYGNPDYSIRLANILPNSDDVWESSTGFNQLGHTITVNNTAAGSACAGSTTFSSLSPLPVTWLNFSALATDKTSRLYWKVGEEDSNRGFQVERSTNGQDFATIGWVDSDLTNGGNYQYTDHGPFYEPNYFYRLKQIDWDGRYSYSVIRSVNTPAPIAKLTVFPNPSNGIFYLESTQLQLALVEIFDSKGQRVWRQNHNFEETRLPLSLNLAPGLYFVRCSDAEHQELVSVVVE
- a CDS encoding transketolase — translated: MANIAELKSIASQVRRDIVRQVADAQSGHPGGSLGCADLLVALYFEVMKHNNNFNMSGDQEDMFYLSNGHISPVWYSVLARSGYFPVKELATFRKLNTRLQGHPTTHEGLPGVRTASGSLGQGLSVAIGAALAKKLNKDPQLVFCLMGDGEQEEGQVWEAVMFAPHNKVDNLIAIVDRNNQQIDGSLDEVLDMGDLGEKYAAFGWEVLRMDGNNMEEVVATLNKAKALAGKGKPIFIDMKTEMGKGVDYMEGTHKWHGKAPDAELTAKAMAQLEETLGDY
- a CDS encoding transketolase family protein, whose amino-acid sequence is MLDNIVSTGKKATRDGFGAGIDAISGDNEQLVVLTADLAGSLKIENFIADHPERYFQVGIAEANMMCIAAGLANGGKIPYTTTFANFSTGRVYDQIRQSIAYSHKNVKICASHAGLTLGEDGATHQILEDIGMMRMLPGMTVINPCDYHQTKAATMAIADHHGPVYLRFGRPSWPMFTENMPFEIGKALHMAEGSDISIFATGHMVWQAVEAAKELAKEGISVDLINIHTIKPLDEEAILASVKKTGCAVSCEEHNRMGGLGDAIAQVLTSKHPVPQEFVAVNDSFGESGTPAELLDKYGLSVADVVKAAKRALARK